From one Misgurnus anguillicaudatus chromosome 2, ASM2758022v2, whole genome shotgun sequence genomic stretch:
- the dsela gene encoding dermatan-sulfate epimerase-like protein: MAIECIQRSLALLCLFAFFGSSAFDRYLPLNQDTEQQKGNITLSAHLHPKLYFDQTEVNLMKKSAASTHRHIFKVIHNAVSTMLSNAAVYQPPVSHEDFGKKWNEIYGNNLPPLALYCLLQPDDAAASQYLIEYMDRMVDYPDWMVSSAPNDEVPMAHSLTGFATAYDFIYPFLDTQRRYRYLMKIRSVTEELYELSKHRGWGRQFLQNHQTTNILALLIGALVVGEHNDPVTMIWKQVAVNYMEKTMFLLSHIVDGSLDEGVAYGSYTAKSITQYVYLALRHFQIDNMQNNWLRTHFMFYYATLLPGFQRTVGIADSNYNWFYGPESQLVFLDTYVLRNGSGNWLAQQIRKHRPKDGPMMQSSAQRWATLHTEYIWYDPELTPKPPADFNKASMHIFSNWGVVTYGAGLPQAEGNTFVSFKSGKLGGRAVYDIVHAQPYSWVDGWTNFNPGHEHPDQNSFTFAPNGQVFVSEALYGPKYSHLNNVLVFAPSPSSQCNQPWEGQLGECSKWLRWGEKEVGDTAGEVIAASTHQDMLFVSGESVSAYSSAMKLKSVYRALVLLNSQTLLVLDHVEKQEHSPLNHMSAFFHNLDIDYRYVPKRSFEKYNGAFIDVWDAHYKMFWLDTQGSSPVARIQEAEQAAEFKKRWTQYVNVTFPMEGPVTRVAYLMHGPFVKVSDCKFTDVSKNGVRLSVIINDTETVVSVVTNYKDIEARRSYLGFAGFAKTEDKHQIVQFGQGFQTLPSQVAHIHSQTFDFGFLVNISAVLTLCFFLAYLMRKRKFQVSFNMLIHCTLICVLVLWLTELLSAFYGCEQLLCNDKLRDHNMYDKTDVSEDIPELLPVLTITSMPASGMEILQHLFDNSSDFAFLRIPSAYLRFPASPLVSLVDSCEWSKADAQNGRFRVIQGWFHSIVHDLRLHLQNIQLYMSNDDTSLKKIKRKRRMLMSDQTKTRRVAHVDIGYIQELRQHLVKYPNARPVLSMGSGGWFLKLPFLQEVIGRSLRSIHVVRDPRAWIYLMLYGSKPSLYSSKNIKRHIVNLFNQDSIGHGCTTSDPEFLSLKRILSQTDPNPVQLLARLWLAHNSAGLRVSKSLPSHTYLIVKFEDIVIFPEETAGRIHDFIGIPLSPAALNQLTFATSTNLYNLIYEGDISPAKINIWKENMESDEIKLIEDTCWPVMERLGYERHTVSHTFS; this comes from the coding sequence GGCAAGAAATGGAATGAGATTTATGGGAACAATTTACCCCCCCTCGCTCTATACTGTCTACTTCAGCCCGATGATGCGGCCGCCTCCCAGTATTTAATCGAGTATATGGATCGGATGGTAGATTATCCGGACTGGATGGTATCCAGTGCCCCAAACGATGAAGTACCGATGGCCCACTCGCTCACTGGGTTTGCCACCGCATACGATTTCATTTACCCATTTTTGGACACACAGAGACGATATCGCTACCTCATGAAAATACGATCGGTTACGGAGGAGCTTTACGAGCTCTCCAAGCACAGAGGATGGGGGAGGCAGTTTTTACAAAATCACCAGACAACTAACATACTAGCACTTCTTATTGGCGCTCTCGTTGTTGGGGAACACAATGACCCCGTGACCATGATATGGAAGCAAGTAGCGGTGAACTACATGGAAAAGACAATGTTTCTCCTAAGCCACATTGTCGACGGATCTCTCGATGAGGGTGTTGCGTACGGTAGCTACACGGCGAAGTCCATCACCCAGTATGTTTACTTAGCCTTGCGCCATTTTCAAATAGACAACATGCAAAACAACTGGTTAAGGAcacattttatgttttattatgcCACTCTGCTTCCCGGATTTCAAAGGACTGTTGGCATCGCAGACTCCAACTACAACTGGTTCTACGGGCCGGAGAGTCAGCTTGTGTTTTTGGATACGTACGTGCTCCGAAATGGCTCGGGAAACTGGCTGGCGCAGCAGATCAGAAAGCATCGGCCTAAGGATGGACCCATGATGCAATCGTCAGCCCAGCGTTGGGCTACTTTACACACGGAGTACATATGGTATGACCCTGAGTTAACTCCTAAGCCACCGGCTGACTTTAACAAGGCAAGCATGCATATATTTTCCAACTGGGGTGTGGTGACATATGGAGCAGGGTTGCCTCAAGCAGAGGGTAACACGTTTGTATCCTTTAAATCTGGAAAATTAGGAGGCAGGGCGGTGTATGATATTGTCCACGCCCAACCTTATTCGTGGGTGGATGGTTGGACAAACTTCAACCCAGGGCACGAGCACCCTGATCAGAACTCTTTTACCTTTGCTCCAAATGGACAGGTTTTTGTTTCCGAGGCCTTGTATGGTCCTAAATACAGTCATCTTAACAATGTACTGGTATTTGCTCCCTCCCCCAGTAGTCAATGTAACCAACCATGGGAGGGGCAATTGGGGGAATGTTCAAAGTGGCTACGATGGGGAGAAAAAGAAGTCGGAGATACGGCGGGGGAGGTCATCGCAGCCTCAACACATCAGGACATGTTATTTGTAAGTGGAGAATCTGTGTCAGCCTATTCATCCGCCATGAAACTAAAGAGCGTGTACCGGGCGTTGGTGCTTCTCAACTCACAAACGTTACTAGTGTTAGACCACGTGGAGAAACAAGAGCACTCCCCTCTTAATCACATGAGTGCATTTTTCCACAACCTTGACATCGATTACAGATACGTGCCTAAGAGATCTTTTGAAAAGTATAACGGTGCTTTCATTGACGTGTGGGATGCCCATTACAAAATGTTTTGGCTTGACACGCAAGGATCCAGCCCTGTTGCCAGGATACAGGAGGCAGAGCAGGCTGCAGAGTTCAAGAAAAGATGGACGCAGTACGTAAACGTGACCTTTCCGATGGAGGGCCCTGTCACCAGAGTGGCTTATCTGATGCATGGCCCATTCGTAAAGGTCTCCGACTGTAAATTTACAGACGTCAGCAAAAATGGAGTAAGGCTATCTGTGATTATTAACGACACGGAGACTGTCGTCTCAGTTGTAACAAACTACAAAGATATTGAGGCTAGACGGAGCTACTTGGGCTTCGCTGGCTTTGCTAAAACAGAGGACAAGCATCAAATAGTTCAATTTGGCCAAGGATTTCAAACCTTGCCAAGTCAGGTTGCACATATTCACAGTCAAACATTCGACTTTGGATTTCTGGTAAACATCTCTGCTGTACTTACTCTGTGTTTTTTCTTAGCATACTTGATGAGAAAAAGAAAGTTCCAGGTGTCTTTTAATATGCTCATTCATTGCACTCTCATTTGTGTGCTGGTTTTGTGGTTGACTGAACTTCTTTCAGCGTTTTATGGCTGTGAACAGCTCCTGTGCAATGATAAATTGAGAGACCATAACATGTATGATAAAACAGACGTCTCTGAAGACATCCCTGAACTCCTACCCGTGCTCACCATCACATCCATGCCGGCATCAGGAATGGAGATCCTCCAGCACCTTTTTGATAACAGCTCTGACTTTGCATTCCTCAGAATCCCTTCGGCTTACCTCAGATTCCCTGCGTCTCCATTGGTCTCTTTGGTGGACTCTTGTGAATGGTCCAAAGCAGATGCCCAGAATGGACGATTTAGAGTCATTCAAGGATGGTTTCACTCCATAGTCCATGATTTGAGGCTTCATCTGCAGAACATTCAGTTATATATGAGCAATGATGACACAAGTCTTAAAAAAATCAAGAGAAAGAGACGGATGCTGATGTCGGACCAAACGAAAACTAGAAGGGTTGCCCACGTGGACATAGGTTACATACAGGAGCTGAGGCAGCACCTGGTGAAGTATCCAAACGCCCGGCCAGTGCTGAGCATGGGCAGCGGCGGGTGGTTCTTAAAGCTACCGTTTCTTCAAGAGGTCATTGGGCGCTCGCTGCGCTCAATTCATGTGGTCAGAGACCCACGAGCATGGATTTACCTAATGCTGTACGGCAGTAAGCCGAGCTTGTACTCAAGCAAGAATATTAAAAGGCACATAGTCAACTTGTTTAACCAGGATAGTATAGGACACGGGTGTACTACATCAGACCCAGAGTTTCTTTCTTTAAAGAGGATCCTCTCTCAGACAGACCCCAATCCTGTACAGCTGCTTGCTCGGCTGTGGCTGGCACACAATTCTGCAGGGCTCAGGGTGAGCAAAAGCCTCCCGTCACACACATATCTTATAGTCAAATTTGAGGATATTGTAATTTTTCCTGAAGAAACGGCTGGAAGGATTCATGACTTTATTGGAATACCTTTGTCACCGGCAGCCTTAAACCAGCTGACATTTGCCACATCCACAAATCTGTATAATCTAATATATGAAGGAGATATATCACCTGCCAAAATCAACATTTGGAAAGAGAATATGGAATCGGATGAGATTAAACTCATTGAAGACACATGCTGGCCTGTTATGGAGAGGCTGGGTTATGAAAGACATACTGTCAGTCACACTTTCTCATAA